A single window of Syntrophus aciditrophicus SB DNA harbors:
- a CDS encoding GspE/PulE family protein, with translation MHLSQFLQETCHLTDEDLKKALKLQRDLGGELGRLLVQIGAMTESQRVEALSSYLDIPLYSGGGAMEDSLAAFLSNRLDYDFLLKNHFIPLAVDHERKLLEALTSDPFNSSMSDYVVKNLGYAVRLILAPEKTVDELARSYLDGQDREFVSLVVEEDAEKLKEMAFEAPVIKYLNSLLNKAVEMRASDIHIESSEKKYRVRFRIDGILHDIDTLEEAFYLATVSRIKLLAELDIAEKRLPQDGKFTTRIASLFLDIRVSTLPTINGEGVVLRLLYREKVSLDLDYLGLDADHKAVAVELISHPYGMILVTGPTGSGKSTTLYSMLTRLNHPDRKIITIEDPVEYQLQGINQIQVRGEIGLTFAAALRSILRHDPDIVMVGEIRDRETAEISIQSALTGHLVLSTLHTNDSPSSLFRLIEMGIEDYLLNAAIIGVMAQRIIRKNCPFCSRPDPAAEPPLREYGLHELAEKYAPLLEEGISLRRGEGCPQCGETGYRGRIAIFELFEYTDDLKEILLKKRSLEALRAALTERTSFRRLREDGILKVVRGETTLEEVLRVC, from the coding sequence ATGCACCTTTCGCAATTTTTGCAGGAAACCTGTCATCTGACGGATGAGGACCTCAAAAAAGCTCTGAAGCTTCAGAGGGATTTGGGGGGGGAGCTCGGCCGCCTGCTGGTGCAGATCGGCGCCATGACCGAAAGTCAGCGGGTCGAGGCTTTGTCCTCGTATCTCGACATTCCCCTGTATTCCGGCGGGGGGGCGATGGAGGATTCTCTGGCCGCCTTTCTCAGCAATCGCCTGGACTATGATTTCCTGCTCAAAAACCACTTCATCCCCCTGGCGGTGGATCACGAAAGGAAACTCCTTGAGGCTCTGACCAGCGATCCTTTCAATTCCTCCATGTCCGATTACGTGGTCAAGAACCTTGGCTATGCCGTCCGCCTGATTCTCGCTCCGGAAAAAACCGTCGATGAACTGGCAAGGAGCTATCTGGACGGCCAGGATCGGGAGTTCGTATCCCTGGTCGTCGAAGAGGACGCGGAAAAACTCAAGGAAATGGCCTTCGAGGCGCCGGTGATCAAGTACCTCAACAGCCTCCTGAACAAGGCCGTGGAAATGCGGGCCTCCGACATCCATATCGAGTCTTCGGAGAAGAAATACCGGGTCCGATTCCGGATCGACGGGATTCTGCACGACATCGATACGCTGGAGGAGGCGTTTTATCTGGCCACGGTTTCGCGCATCAAACTGCTGGCGGAACTGGACATCGCGGAAAAGAGGCTGCCTCAGGACGGAAAATTCACGACCCGAATCGCCTCGCTTTTTCTGGACATCCGCGTCTCCACTCTGCCCACGATCAACGGGGAAGGCGTGGTCCTGCGACTGCTCTATCGGGAAAAGGTTTCCCTGGATCTGGATTATCTGGGGCTGGATGCGGACCACAAAGCCGTTGCCGTGGAACTGATTTCCCACCCTTACGGAATGATCCTCGTGACCGGGCCGACCGGATCGGGGAAGAGCACGACCCTGTATTCCATGCTGACCCGCCTGAATCATCCGGACCGCAAGATCATTACCATCGAAGATCCGGTGGAGTACCAGCTGCAGGGGATCAATCAGATCCAGGTCCGCGGTGAAATCGGATTGACCTTTGCCGCCGCCCTGCGCTCCATTCTCCGCCATGACCCCGACATCGTGATGGTCGGTGAGATCCGCGATCGGGAAACGGCGGAAATCTCCATCCAGTCCGCCCTGACGGGGCACCTGGTCCTTTCGACCCTGCATACCAATGATTCCCCCAGCAGCCTCTTCCGTCTGATCGAAATGGGCATCGAAGACTACCTGCTGAACGCGGCCATCATCGGGGTCATGGCTCAGCGGATCATTCGGAAAAACTGTCCCTTCTGCAGCCGTCCCGATCCGGCGGCGGAACCACCGCTGCGGGAATACGGCCTTCATGAACTCGCCGAAAAGTACGCGCCCCTTCTGGAAGAGGGGATATCTCTCCGTCGCGGAGAGGGATGTCCTCAATGTGGGGAAACAGGCTATCGGGGGAGAATCGCCATCTTTGAACTCTTTGAATATACTGATGATCTCAAGGAGATTCTTCTGAAAAAGCGGTCGCTGGAAGCCCTGCGCGCGGCCCTGACGGAACGGACGTCCTTTCGCCGGCTCCGGGAAGACGGCATCCTGAAGGTTGTCCGGGGAGAGACCACTCTTGAAGAAGTGTTGAGGGTCTGCTGA
- a CDS encoding class I SAM-dependent methyltransferase: MDMWKFFDITHREHILCNPMSLEKLDQLITLLRLKPGARVLEIATGKGEFIIRLAERYRQMTGTGIDFSPYCIAEVRKKHQTRVPDAQLSFLEMDGAEYLPETLESFDLVACIGASWIYGGHRGTLNALYRMATPESWIVVGEPYWRHEPEGEYLQAIGVTRSDFGTHYQNVEVGREHGLEAVYTLVSSQDDWDKYEGLQWYAAETWASDHQNDPDVETVLKRVRENKTAYLRWGRETLGWAIYVFRKGGYGGSK; this comes from the coding sequence ATGGACATGTGGAAGTTCTTTGACATCACTCATCGTGAGCACATCCTCTGCAATCCGATGAGTCTTGAGAAATTGGATCAGCTGATTACGCTTCTGCGTCTGAAACCTGGCGCACGCGTGCTTGAAATCGCCACCGGAAAGGGCGAATTTATTATCAGGCTTGCAGAACGATATCGGCAAATGACAGGAACAGGGATTGATTTCTCTCCTTACTGCATTGCAGAAGTCCGCAAAAAGCACCAGACACGTGTTCCGGATGCCCAACTCTCCTTCCTGGAGATGGATGGGGCCGAGTATCTCCCGGAAACCCTGGAGAGCTTTGATCTGGTAGCCTGCATCGGTGCAAGTTGGATTTATGGCGGGCATCGAGGGACGTTGAACGCGCTATACAGGATGGCAACCCCGGAAAGTTGGATCGTTGTGGGAGAACCGTACTGGCGTCATGAACCGGAAGGAGAGTATTTACAAGCGATCGGAGTGACACGGAGCGACTTCGGAACGCATTATCAGAATGTAGAGGTCGGGCGAGAGCACGGATTGGAGGCGGTCTACACACTCGTAAGCAGCCAGGATGACTGGGATAAGTATGAGGGGCTCCAATGGTATGCTGCAGAAACCTGGGCAAGTGACCATCAGAACGATCCCGATGTGGAGACTGTGCTGAAGCGCGTGCGTGAGAACAAGACAGCGTATTTGAGGTGGGGAAGAGAAACGTTGGGATGGGCGATTTATGTGTTCAGGAAAGGAGGATACGGGGGAAGCAAGTAG
- the ftcD gene encoding glutamate formimidoyltransferase: protein MKIIECVPNFSEGRNREVVESIVAVLTAVSGIRLLDYSLDADHHRSVVTFIGSPDTVVAGALAACNRAVEQIDMRKHRGGVHPRIGAVDVVPFIPLDDAEMKDAIAAAHSFGAIFGDQNQIPVYFYGAAALTSERRELPAVRRGGYESLEERLKDPSWKPDAGPAVFNAKSGATAVGARIPLVAFNVVLNCCDLEPAREIARCIRQSSGGLPHVKAIGIPLESRQVVQVSMNLTDYRETSMCRVFDEIKARAECLGVEILESELIGLVPRDALGGRDPEYFKLKDFTSSRILEECLCDPDFPFKKAE from the coding sequence ATGAAAATCATCGAATGCGTGCCCAATTTCAGCGAGGGAAGAAACCGCGAGGTCGTCGAAAGCATCGTTGCGGTATTGACCGCTGTTTCTGGTATCCGGCTCCTTGATTACAGCCTGGATGCGGATCATCACCGCAGCGTGGTCACCTTCATCGGATCACCGGACACGGTGGTTGCCGGTGCGCTGGCGGCCTGTAACCGGGCGGTTGAACAAATCGACATGCGGAAACATCGGGGCGGCGTTCATCCCCGCATCGGCGCGGTGGATGTGGTGCCTTTTATTCCCCTGGACGATGCGGAGATGAAGGACGCCATTGCCGCCGCACACAGCTTTGGGGCTATATTCGGCGACCAGAATCAAATCCCCGTTTACTTTTACGGAGCTGCAGCCTTGACGTCCGAGCGAAGGGAACTTCCCGCTGTGAGAAGGGGAGGGTACGAGAGCCTTGAAGAACGACTGAAAGATCCTTCCTGGAAGCCCGATGCGGGACCCGCTGTTTTTAACGCGAAAAGCGGGGCCACGGCTGTGGGAGCGAGAATTCCCCTTGTCGCCTTCAATGTGGTGCTGAACTGTTGCGATCTGGAACCAGCCCGGGAAATCGCCCGATGCATCCGCCAGTCCAGCGGCGGGCTGCCGCACGTGAAAGCCATCGGGATTCCCCTGGAAAGTCGGCAGGTCGTGCAGGTCTCGATGAATCTCACCGATTACCGGGAGACCTCCATGTGCCGCGTTTTCGATGAGATCAAGGCCAGGGCTGAGTGTTTGGGCGTCGAAATCCTGGAATCAGAGCTGATCGGACTGGTCCCCCGGGATGCCCTGGGCGGAAGAGACCCCGAATATTTCAAGCTGAAGGATTTCACCAGCAGCCGCATTCTCGAAGAGTGCCTCTGCGATCCCGATTTCCCATTCAAGAAAGCCGAATAA
- the gspG gene encoding type II secretion system major pseudopilin GspG, which yields MGITNSSTGKHRNESGFTLIEILIVVIIIGLIASLIAPNLIGRFERSKEEIAKTQVEMLSSSVLAFKVDVGRYPETLEELIKSSDAKWRGPYLSKQMIPRDPWDQEYQYKAPGEHGPFDLYSLGTNGKLDEQSIKNW from the coding sequence ATGGGCATCACGAATTCAAGCACAGGAAAACACCGGAATGAAAGCGGCTTTACCCTCATCGAAATCCTGATCGTCGTCATCATCATCGGTCTCATCGCTTCCCTCATCGCACCCAATCTGATCGGAAGGTTCGAACGTTCCAAGGAGGAAATCGCCAAGACACAGGTGGAAATGCTGTCCTCCAGCGTCCTGGCTTTCAAGGTGGATGTCGGCCGCTACCCCGAAACGCTGGAGGAGTTGATCAAATCGTCGGACGCGAAATGGCGGGGACCCTATCTTTCCAAACAGATGATCCCCAGGGATCCCTGGGATCAGGAGTATCAGTACAAAGCCCCCGGCGAGCACGGTCCCTTTGACCTCTATTCTCTTGGAACCAACGGCAAGCTGGATGAACAATCCATCAAGAACTGGTAG